One segment of Panicum virgatum strain AP13 chromosome 3K, P.virgatum_v5, whole genome shotgun sequence DNA contains the following:
- the LOC120696988 gene encoding uncharacterized protein LOC120696988 → MKHIWGTHDFDGFEIDSKASSLHNQFSTKLSLSSSNDVIMKREEIATSPCPDKEVPSTILNLPLKSLKQDATEEDAIRWRLEKNGFPFVLSDSEFGDSSYDSSLSEQSSTISTPSTPFTVQSDTQSVDLDRTDIWVSSLDLDSEDSALLPGKEQLLDSLSSDFPSPSFSAVRSLQFGTSSSSTGTSERKEASESDEPIFWPFERTAYNSPEFEKFLSLSPRRNTMDMGYAEVRQLNPVLQRLRKNKLSSAKKSIEPHRGTTNSCPKGTKVSSQEKIQKAPTAPSRLSRTTKASAPSSHQVPSNCQRRRPPHLKLAPPRKVSTPKLQTDHPLKETGARGIPNLADKKGRIEELIGLDEFDGHEGIGSDSPDYQFCLWLSPRCHGTTIKHEPSP, encoded by the coding sequence ATGAAGCACATCTGGGGGACCCATGATTTTGATGGTTTTGAAATTGACAGCAAGGCAAGTTCACTTCATAATCAGTTCTCAACGAAGTTATCGCTATCTAGTTCCAATGATGTGATCATGAAGAGGGAGGAAATTGCAACCTCTCCATGTCCTGACAAGGAAGTTCCATCAACTATCCTTAATTTACCGCTAAAGAGTCTTAAGCAGGATGCTACTGAGGAGGACGCAATTAGATGGAGACTTGAAAAGAATGGCTTTCCCTTTGTTCTGTCAGACTCAGAGTTCGGTGATTCTTCATATGATAGTTCTCTCAGCGAACAGTCATCTACAATCAGTACCCCAAGCACACCATTCACAGTACAGTCAGATACTCAGTCTGTGGATCTTGACAGAACAGATATCTGGGTCTCTTCTTTAGATCTTGACTCAGAGGATTCTGCATTGCTGCCAGGCAAGGAACAGCTTCTGGATAGTCTCAGTTCTGACTTTCCCAGCCCTTCTTTCAGTGCAGTCAGAAGCCTCCAATTTGGTACTTCCAGTTCTAGTACAGGGACATCGGAGAGGAAAGAAGCCAGCGAGTCTGATGAACCAATATTCTGGCCATTTGAGCGCACTGCCTACAACAGCCCTGAATTCGAAAAGTTTCTCAGTTTGTCACCTCGTAGAAACACAATGGATATGGGGTATGCTGAAGTTCGTCAGTTAAATCCTGTCTTGCAGAGGCTCCGTAAGAACAAACTATCTTCAGCAAAGAAGAGCATTGAACCGCATCGAGGGACTACCAATTCATGCCCAAAAGGAACCAAAGTCTCCTCCCAAGAGAAGATTCAGAAGGCACCTACAGCTCCGTCCAGATTGAGCAGGACAACAAAAGCATCTGCACCCTCCAGTCACCAGGTGCCAAGCAACTGTCAGAGAAGAAGGCCGCCACACTTGAAACTTGCCCCCCCAAGAAAGGTGAGCACTCCAAAATTACAGACAGATCATCCTCTTAAAGAGACTGGAGCACGCGGCATCCCAAACCTAGCGGACAAGAAGGGTCGGATCGAAGAGTTGATTGGATTGGATGAGTTTGATGGCCATGAAGGCATCGGTTCGGATTCTCCAGATTACCAATTTTGTCTATGGCTGTCTCCAAGATGTCATGGTACAACAATCAAGCACGAGCCATCTCCATAG